The genomic segment GGGTCGCCGCGAACGAAGGCTTCCGCcgctctttctccgcttccaCGCCTGCCTTTCGTCGCTCCTTCAACtgccgcagcagcagcggcgcctCCAGCCCCTCCACCGCCAAAAACGCCTCTGAAAAGTCGCTGAggggcgacggagacgacagaCTCCGCGACAAAGATTGCCGCTGCAGAGATACCGGCGAGACTGGCGAAACCCGGTTCCGGGAACCGCCCTGGGACCCGAGACCCACAGAGCCGAGGCCCAGAGATCCCTCGGGAGACGGTGCGCTGGtgtgcgagagaagagctaGCCTTTGTTGAATCCACTGttcctgctgctgcagaagaatGTCGCGGCCGCGCTTGCCAATTCCCAGAGTCTCGACGGCGTTGTCTTGcggcagcagaagagacgccgtCCCAGGGCCAGAAGCGAGGCGCGTGCCTCGGCGCCCGAGACAGCCCCGCGCGTAGACCCGGTCGCGCCAGCTCGCCCCGCGCAGAAAAGAGGCGTGGAaatcttcgccttctcggccgAGTCTGCAGTGCGCGAAGGGCCGGGGAGGACCCCCGCTCTGCGCCTCCAAAAAACACGACTGTGCTCGACGCACAGCAGCCTCACTTGGTGCCTCAGGGGCGACGCAATGCGACCGCGCGGAGCGGAGCCGCGGCCGCGACTGGGGCGAGGGCCCCCGCGGGGAGACACCTGAAGAAGGCCCTTGGAGCGAACCGAAGACGGTTTCGCGGGACGTGGCAGGCGAATCGAGATGCGACCCAACTCCCCACGGCCTGCTGTCTCCAAGCTTCGATTCCCGCGTCTCCTGgggcggcgaaggcgcctcGAATCCGCGCCGCCAGGCTGGAGTCGAAAGCCCGGTCCCCGGGTCTCTGCTGGTCGCCTCGAATGCACCAGAAGCCGGAGACACTTGGCTTTCCTCTGGCGCGAAGAGTTCCtgttctcgcgtctcttctggcCCTCGCGTCTCTTGAGGCACTTGGGGCCCCTGGGTCGGGACTGAGGAGCCAGTTCCGACCACGGGTGTCTCCGTGGTCCTTGCGACGGTGATTCGTTCTCGATAGGTCTCCCGCGCGTCCGACGGCTCTTCGGGAGCTCGCAGAGCCCCAGGATCCTCGTCTGGAAATCGCGTTTTCTTGGCCACAGTCGCTCGTGCACTGACGCTGTTTCCCGAGCCTTCGCGCGCCGCAGAAGACCCCACTGAGTCCCGGCGGTCGGCCTCGCCGCAGGTCGAGGAGCCGGCTGCGTACCTCAGGTCCTCGCCATGCTCCGGCCGCAAACGCACGCCGTCGCTCGCCTTCGGAGGCCGCCCGCGCCGCGACGttccctccgcctcctcggaCCAGCCCGCGTCGAGCCTTGCCTCGCCAGTCGCCGAGAGGGACTGTCTCCGCGCGCGGCCGCGGGGCGCCAAGTCTTCGTCTCCAAAGGGCATGAGCCAGACGTTCCGCTCGACCTCGTCTGCatgctgaagaagaagcttcgGCAGCTCCAACTGCGCGCGAATCGCAGCCGCGTCGTCGTCGACGTCCCGCGTCACACACGCGGCGACTTCCGGCTCCTCGAGCTCCCGGACCCGCCGCGCCAAGCCCGTGGAGCCCAACGCGGTGGGGCCTGGGTTCAGCGTGGGGAAGCCTGAAATGACGACGGAGTCTTCGTCTAGAGAGGAGGCCTCGCGCTTCGCGCCGTCTTCGctgagaaggcgaaacaaCGTGGAGCCGGTGCCGCGGAGGACGCGGTGGGCGAAGTGGATCGAGGGCCTTCTGGACCGCGGCGCGCCCGGCGCAGAGACCGTCTGGAGCTCGTGCAAGGTgtctggagagaggcgctcAAGCGACTCGCGGCGCTCGCTGAGTGGGGAGAACGTCGGCCTCGTGCTGCGGCGCTGCGGCGACCAAAACAGCTCGCTGGCGAGCGACTGCTTGCGGCTGCGCTCCCGCGAAAAGGTCGCCCAGGAGGCCGTTCGCGAGGCCTCAGAGCCGATGCCGacgcgcgcctcctcgccgtcgcgcTGCGTCGCGGCTGCCTCGTTCGCCTGAGCGACCAAgtgtctccgcagacgcTGGTCCACTTCCTCCAGCGTGCGTTGTCCggccgcgtctctcgcggctCGGCGCTCCGGAGATCTCACAGACCacggcgaagaagctcgAGAAAACACAGCGAGTTTGTCGCGTGTGCTCCGCGCCGCAGGCCCGCGAGACGTCGGCGGAGTGCGGATCTGCGAAGACAACCTCCTTAGCGAAGGACGCtgcgacagaggcgacagaggcgacagcggcgaAACTCGACCCTCAGAGGCCCAGCCCCCGCGAATCGCGCCTCCAGTCTCCGCTTGTGTCTCATGGCGGATATCTTCTACAGCCCCGTTTCGGAGGTcgtcctgcgtctctcctcgctgttcGACACGGCCTTGAACGCTCGCAGCATGCCTGCCGAGcaggcatgcatgcagcctcgAGACGGGCGTCGcgcgagagcgcgagacgCTGCGTGAGGCCGCGACCGACCCCGTCTCGACCCAACGCGACACTGGCGTCGTCCGTCCGCTGAGGAGCGCCGAGGAGGCCCGCGAAGGCGCTTGGGGGCTGCTCCCCAGACTCGccctgtttccttcctcgctgctcgGCGGAGACCCAGAACGGAGCCGCAACTCTGCAGAAGCTGCACAGAAACAGCGATGAAAggaaaagggggaaaaggGAACGCGGTTGGTTCGAAGAACTGAAAAGGCAAGCCGTGAAAACGTTGTGGGGTTTACCCGTGGAGCCGCCTTCGAGTCCAGGTACTcagccgctgcatgcatgcgcgtgagACGCCAACCCACCAGCCCCTCCAActgtcctttttttcttgtctcccgGCCCCTTTCACTCTCAGAGTCGcacctctcgccttcctccgctGCATCCCTCCCCGTTGTGAGTTTCCCTGCATGTTCCGTCTGCATCTTTACTCGTGAGTTGCGGTACACAGCGCCCCGATTTTCGCTCTTCAGCGACGCATGGTTCGCTCTCGGCCGACACCCTTCGTCGCTGGGGTGTACACACACCTGCACTGTCACCTACGTTGCACAGAGTACGCGGCCAAAGTGGGGAGGCCGCCGTCGCGCATTTGCAGGGCCGCGGCGGCAACCGCGGCAGTCGCAGCTTCCTCGTGAAGCCAGGCGCAGCGGGggtgagagaggagggagtCCGAGAGAAGGTCTCTGCCGAAAGGACTGAGGTCGGCATGCAGAGCGTCACCCGAGAGCGCCGGCGCGGAGGGCGCGTCGAGTTCAGGGACcgtcgacggagacagcagcaaGTGGAGAAGCTGGGGATCCACCTCACCCGTCTGCGCCTCCTCTTGCAAAGTCGAGCGAAGCCActgaagcagagaacgacgCACCTGATCGGCACTCGTCGCCTGGTCTCGCGctccctgcatgcaacggaATGAAACAATTCACGAGGGGGAAATGAACAAGGGAGATCAGAGACGACAAGTGACTTCCAGCCGCGAAACACAACTCAAACACAGAgggtgaggagagagaggaggaggtggagagagaggaggaggtggagagaggagaggacaaagaaaactgagagaggaacgcaggAAATCGAACAAGAGCAGTCAGAGACAGGAAttgagacagagagcgggtcacagagagggacggagagacaggtcGAGCGGTTCAAAggagcagagcgacagagcgagCCAGCCTTTGAAACGACGGCGCATGCTATGTGGTTCCTGGGGCGAGTCGAAGGTGGAAGCGCGTTCTGATTCTATTTCTGCTTCACCTCTCCGCGGCTGCCTCCGCGGCGtctcgcatgcagcttcTTTCGAGTTTTTGCCGACCTCGAAATTGAAGAGCAGCGTCTGCAAGATTGGTGAGTCCCCAGACTGGTGATTGCTCTGCATTTCTCACTTGAACATTTCTGCGGAGGTGCGGGCTGAATAGGACTTTGCCCCTCTTCCCCTGCAGGTTGCGCTGGAGCGGCGGGAGctttttgcatgcaagaaTGTACACGCCGATGGGGGCGATGAAGTTGCACAtcagcgagaagaacagcgacGACCAGGTGAAGAGACCTGCGAGGAAACGCACAGTCCACGCGCCTCTGGGGCATGCAACCAGGGGACGAGTcgcctccagagaaaaaccaCACACTCAGTtgccgcgcatgcaacaCACAAGACacggtgtgcatgcagcccgGGACGCGGCGCTCAGGGAAGCGGCCTTTCAGACCTCCCGGAGGGTGTCCGTCGCTTGCGCTTCGTCGCGAGGAAAACTGAAATCTTCGCAAGACGCTCGCCGCCCCGCTGCGGTCGCTGAGCATGCGAAAAAGCGGCTTTTCAGCGACGGCAGAGAGCGCGGCGACAGGCTGTAGGTAGGAAgtcacgcatgcagacttggagagtggagagacgtCAGACCTTTTGCCTGCGTCTCCCGCAGCTGGCGCGGCCAGGGCTTCACCGCCGTGTGTACAGAGGCAACACCCATGAATTGCTTTTTGGGTCTTTCCACCACTGTGAGTCAGACCACTGCAAATACGCAGTGGGATTTCAGGGGAGAGACCGGGCTCGTCTtgggcgcgcatgcagttctgctttttctctcgcgtgcTCGTCTGACCGGAAAAGTAGGCGTCGTTCATCAGGAGCCATGAGACGGCGAAGGGCGCGACGACGCCGATCCAGAAGGCGTCATGTTTCGTACAGAAGCCACTGTTGACCAAGTTGTACCGCGTTGCGATGCAGTAGACCAGAATGCCTGCGCGGACAAGCAGCCGccacacagaagacgaagcttCGGGGAGGAGCGCGAAAGCGCGTTCCAGAGAActcgtcgagagaagagcagtttcaaagaagaaagaggaaccgAAACTGAAGCctcagaggagagagaggagacctGGTGTATGCGCGCGCCCCTgctgcgaaggcgacgccgagagagcgagagagaaagcagcgaacggagagagggacaaagtggagaagaacggcGCGAAGCTGCTTGCAGAGCGACAGGGGAAGAGCGGTGAACTGCATGTAGACAAACAACGCCGCGAGCCTTCAGAACGCATCCAGTGCAGAGCTCAAACGACCAGGAGCTCGAGCGTCTACGTTCGTATCAGACACGACggggggaaagaagacgcagcgcaggagacgaaacagaaaaggagaagtgAAACACAGGAGGAGCATCCAGACATGgacaaaagaaacgagagaaagggagaagaagcgcgaagcggagagagagaaaggaaaagagaggcagtgcacggagaaggacagaagagtTACCTGGGAGAATGGTAAAAAGATCGAAAACGTAGACCGCGATACGGGCAGCGAGAGGCGTCGCAGGGTCCCGCAGCATTTCCTGCAGGCCCAgtgaagacaaagaagagaaggcgcgtaaaaagaaacgagcagGCGCGAAGACAGATTGGCAACAACCTCctgcgagaggaaaagaggaaagggtACAAACAGTGACGCATGCAAAACACGAACATACACGAGGggaacaagagaagcagagcatGCAGCGCAAGATCCAGccagacagaaggaagaaaagcgacgaTGGCTAGCAGTCCCGCACAAGGTTGTGTAGCTGATGGAACACCCGAGCCGCAgccagacagaaagagaagaacgaagaagaagaaggaacgacgaaacaaaggagaaaggaagagcgacagacgagagaaggccTGACCTGAAGGACGTTGTCAGAGTTGAGAGCAGGATAAGctgcagcgaggagaaggccgaagaagaagtacGTCACGCAGCAGAACGCGCTGCTGACCCAAATGGCCCTCTCGACCTGCGCggcgagaaaagggagacaggagaccAATGAGATGCAAACTACGAGAAgtcaaacgcatgcaacgcccAAACGACATACGTTCCACCGAAAacagggaaggaaaaaagcaggaaaagaagcgacgaaaaacTCGCAGCGACTGCCCTCCCTTCCTGCCTCACTTCCACTCCCACTGAAGAGGCATCTCGCATGGACACTTACAGACATATTatagatatgcatacacgtacatacatatactgaatttacatatatatatacatatatatatatatatatatatatatagttcCATATATACAGGCGTACACCTGTGTGTTACAGTGGAGACTCGTTGACATGTAGACAGGTTTGTAGGAAGGTGAAGGAACAGGCAGAAGGGTGGAAAAGACACAatcgttttttctggaaacTGCGCGTGGAGTTTCGGAGAGATCTGAGTCAGTTTTGCGTCAGTTTCTTTTTGAGCGGGCAAGAACGTACCCGAACCTCTGCAGTCATTTCGTTCGCCCAACAAGGAACGACAGTGACGTACGAGTACCCAGCGATGAACGTGGAAAAAAGTTGTCCGTATCTCCTTTCACCGAATGGCGAAGCTCCAAACGACTTGAATtgtgtctccgctgtctcctctgtctctttcgtgtCTCCGCGGGCGCCGAGTcccgtgtctcctttgtcgcGATGCGTCTCCGCGCTTTGCTTCTCGGACGGCAGGAGACGAGCccagagcgaggagaaccAGGACgcatctgtctcctctgcttctcccccaAAAGACATGAACGAcccaggagacgaagagggagaagaaggagaaggagacgagggaggagagggaggagctggagaagacgaaggagagggagaggaagaaggagaagaaggagaagaaggagagggagacgagggagaagagggagaagagggtgAGATGTCTGCAGATGTCGCAAGATCCAGATACGTGCTTCGTGCACTCGTCAAGCGTTCGAGAGGGGAAAGACGCGGCAAAAACGCCGCGCTTTGCTTCCCCGGTTCCGCAgcgtcttcaccttctcctgtctcgacGGCGCCGCTGTATCCTCtttccgctctctcttttctcgcctttcgcctcttcttcgccagcgAGGACACAGCGGAGGAGCGCAGCGGCGCGCGCCACCAGCGTTGGTCGAAGCGGCCCTCGTCGGACGGCCCTGGAGTGTCTCCGGCATtgccgtcgctctctgcagttcCCTCAGCCTccaaggaaagagaggcagaagccgagagagccgacgaggaaaaaacggggagggaagaagaaggagaagagggggcagaagagagagcagaagagagaggagagagaaaaaaagacgcgtGAGAGgtcgaagacgcgagaggagagacgcgtccATCTGCGGCCTCTGAGAGGTTGACAGTTCCCTGCCAAGGGAGATCGGCATCGTCGATGGCTAGCCTCGGAGGTTCGTCTACCTCGGTTCCGAGCAAAGCACCTGCGTCGGCATTTCCAAGAGCCGAGAGTGAAGCCTCGTCGAAGGCGGTGAGCGAGagtcgaggaggcgagacggcGGCGAACGGCGCGACAGGCCCGGGATCCAGCAggggcgacggagacaccggagacacTTCGGTGGAGAGCAACTGGAGCGGAGCAGTCGCACCCCACAGCTTCAGccccgcagagagagacatgacGAAGATGGAGCACagcagaaaggcgaaagagacgtACTGGACAGTCATGTTTTCCTCCATGGAACACGATGAAAGAGGGATGCAGATGCAGGCACAAATCAGGTATCCGAGCGTGATGGAGAAGGACAGcggcggcgaagcagagTCCGACGAAGCTGCGCCTGCCGACGCCGCAGACGAGAGATACACCCCAGAGTACTGCGCATACTCTGTCGCGTCGTACAAACGAAATCCAGGTGTGTCTAGCACTTGCAAGCctggaggcagaagaacgcgaaagagagagagagagagaaagtccGTGGGGTTGCGCGCGACACCCGAAGAAGCGAATCTCGGCGCTCGAAGcagaacgacagagaaacacagcaAAAAATGTGGGCAAGATCAAAAAGAGACCCAAAGCCACAACCCACTACGAGAAGAAACCAGACctaaacacacacacagacagagaaatgcatgcatcgatCCGTGCTGACATCAAAGTAGACACACACTTACGGCTTCACGACAGAAATCAGCGAGCGGTGTCTTTTTCTACACcaacaaatacatatacagatatagatacacatacatatgcatatatatatatatatatatatacatatatatatatgtaaatgtaaaTGTATAAGTTGTGTATGTGTAACGAGAGAGATGGTACCTGCTGTGTATCCGCCGAAGAGAATAAGAAGTTGGTCAATCGCCTGAC from the Toxoplasma gondii ME49 chromosome IX, whole genome shotgun sequence genome contains:
- a CDS encoding hypothetical protein (encoded by transcript TGME49_305470~Predicted trans-membrane domain (TMHMM2.0):73-96:100-123:169-192:235-258:269-292:655-678:689-712:731-754:796-819:2522-2545): MRDGPLGERLLPPLASPECASGVHTPQRSVDECSEAPAFLRREFFGTSAARQRVLEQHRRRAKKFYGSRTIGETGSFVYLVNQIFGASLVAVPYVFKASGFVPCLLSNAFTCAVAAFAALMLLRAMTMIKGNYAFQQRVEYAACIAYFLGKKRAGLVQVSFYFAMQAMNVASIVVVSQAIDQLLILFGGYTAGLQVLDTPGFRLYDATEYAQYSGVYLSSAASAGAASSDSASPPLSFSITLGYLICACICIPLSSCSMEENMTVQYVSFAFLLCSIFVMSLSAGLKLWGATAPLQLLSTEVSPVSPSPLLDPGPVAPFAAVSPPRLSLTAFDEASLSALGNADAGALLGTEVDEPPRLAIDDADLPWQGTVNLSEAADGRVSPLASSTSHASFFLSPLSSALSSAPSSPSSSLPVFSSSALSASASLSLEAEGTAESDGNAGDTPGPSDEGRFDQRWWRAPLRSSAVSSLAKKRRKARKERAERGYSGAVETGEGEDAAEPGKQSAAFLPRLSPLERLTSARSTYLDLATSADISPSSPSSPSSPSPSSPSSPSSSPSPSSSPAPPSPPSSPSPSSPSSSPGSFMSFGGEAEETDASWFSSLWARLLPSEKQSAETHRDKGDTGLGARGDTKETEETAETQFKSFGASPFGERRYGQLFSTFIAGYSYVTVVPCWANEMTAEVRVERAIWVSSAFCCVTYFFFGLLLAAAYPALNSDNVLQEMLRDPATPLAARIAVYVFDLFTILPGILVYCIATRYNLVNSGFCTKHDAFWIGVVAPFAVSWLLMNDAYFSGLFTWSSLFFSLMCNFIAPIGVYILACKKLPPLQRNLQGKRGKVLFSPHLRRNVQGARDQATSADQVRRSLLQWLRSTLQEEAQTGEVDPQLLHLLLSPSTVPELDAPSAPALSGDALHADLSPFGRDLLSDSLLSHPRCAWLHEEAATAAVAAAALQMRDGGLPTLAAYSVQPSAELRLRSGSPPSSEEGNRASLGSSPQAPSRASSALLSGRTTPVSRWVETGSVAASRSVSRSRATPVSRLHACLLGRHAASVQGRVEQRGETQDDLRNGAVEDIRHETQAETGGAIRGGWASEGRVSPLSPLSPLSQRPSLRRLSSQIRTPPTSRGPAARSTRDKLAVFSRASSPWSVRSPERRAARDAAGQRTLEEVDQRLRRHLVAQANEAAATQRDGEEARVGIGSEASRTASWATFSRERSRKQSLASELFWSPQRRSTRPTFSPLSERRESLERLSPDTLHELQTVSAPGAPRSRRPSIHFAHRVLRGTGSTLFRLLSEDGAKREASSLDEDSVVISGFPTLNPGPTALGSTGLARRVRELEEPEVAACVTRDVDDDAAAIRAQLELPKLLLQHADEVERNVWLMPFGDEDLAPRGRARRQSLSATGEARLDAGWSEEAEGTSRRGRPPKASDGVRLRPEHGEDLRYAAGSSTCGEADRRDSVGSSAAREGSGNSVSARATVAKKTRFPDEDPGALRAPEEPSDARETYRERITVARTTETPVVGTGSSVPTQGPQVPQETRGPEETREQELFAPEESQVSPASGAFEATSRDPGTGLSTPAWRRGFEAPSPPQETRESKLGDSRPWGVGSHLDSPATSRETVFGSLQGPSSGVSPRGPSPQSRPRLRSARSHCVAPEAPSEAAVRRAQSCFLEAQSGGPPRPFAHCRLGREGEDFHASFLRGASWRDRVYARGCLGRRGTRLASGPGTASLLLPQDNAVETLGIGKRGRDILLQQQEQWIQQRLALLSHTSAPSPEGSLGLGSVGLGSQGGSRNRVSPVSPVSLQRQSLSRSLSSPSPLSDFSEAFLAVEGLEAPLLLRQLKERRKAGVEAEKERRKPSFAATLATFAARPFLARGLTLGDPMGDMRGETYDRRDTVRDTLEGRALLRRSVSVHEPAKPSSSPWEGERRGFKRGFSARQIYVKTPGRVERLAAVFNRETGLEKRETPVVREAATELEEGDSDGSEQTPRDSNSGRCDSRNGSFLEGERSSRVSSCSLFSSPRETVEDARDAEFSRSRVSPDSRADSSVSEDAFALPGDSSFSYPSSLFYSPRSSGTEASPAKALPSVCPLAAPFQDRTSDSAASSAFFSCSSCSPGETQEASHRTKDSEATVRGALNDGDTLMSSPVSYPNGSASLVEGEGPRRTAARQAGGQGALEPHGKQALARGQSRWSGEQTTQEREGCLSPRVASEARDVETSSGETLKISEAERGETTVKFSVAETEKRETPSVVAPRDIRRLDILSPATSLSSRQVSPPRGSSEGSQGRTQGLDAEPFSWDESSASVSAPAAAPPKASHRLYRTLAGQDWQTKQAPLLAQCHREEANRKDGSEVEMRDDESGERVARPQSGNRVRYALETQGEASGEEHRPREEARSERMRLCFDETKKPGETAEKPKPFVQRRRGKPKTLCVKAWGPDRGKTDASDEAHEDRDEDRDGPGSDKREEGQDSKGSRDVYSSLPTIQVTFADDQEVSGYEDALAVDEDFLTGDLLPIKIHVYPTAFLRNIHIELSVLILTSLLLCAFASLLYQVVWGEGN